A genomic window from Slackia heliotrinireducens DSM 20476 includes:
- a CDS encoding ribonuclease domain-containing protein, which translates to MQESRTKSLIVGTALLLLLALAWIVLPSVAGGSDADNASDTAAVTEQATEADAADESSETEPTPAGGQAEQEGADVEAESASDGGSEPAASGAPSIAVTENGEYITKDEVAAYIHEFGHLPGNFISKTKAKDAGWKSVSYDLDEVCPGKSIGGSRFYNDEGLLPDADGRTWTECDINYTGGNRGAERIVFSNDGLIFYTSDHYETFEQLY; encoded by the coding sequence ATGCAAGAATCCCGTACCAAATCCCTCATCGTAGGCACCGCGCTGCTGCTGTTGCTGGCGCTTGCCTGGATCGTGCTCCCCAGCGTGGCCGGCGGCTCGGATGCCGACAACGCCTCCGACACCGCAGCCGTCACGGAGCAGGCGACCGAAGCCGACGCCGCCGACGAATCGTCAGAAACGGAGCCCACGCCCGCAGGCGGGCAGGCCGAGCAGGAAGGCGCCGATGTCGAAGCCGAAAGCGCATCGGACGGCGGCAGCGAGCCTGCGGCATCGGGCGCGCCGAGCATTGCCGTCACCGAGAACGGCGAGTACATCACCAAGGACGAGGTGGCCGCCTACATCCACGAGTTCGGACATCTGCCAGGCAACTTCATCTCGAAGACGAAAGCCAAAGACGCCGGATGGAAATCCGTCTCGTACGACCTTGACGAAGTGTGCCCCGGCAAAAGCATAGGCGGAAGCCGCTTCTACAACGATGAGGGGCTGCTACCCGATGCCGACGGCCGCACCTGGACCGAATGCGACATCAATTACACCGGCGGCAACCGCGGCGCCGAGCGCATCGTATTCTCCAACGACGGACTCATCTTCTACACGAGCGACCATTACGAAACCTTCGAACAGCTGTATTAG
- a CDS encoding MBL fold metallo-hydrolase, which produces MRIVMLGTGHATVTKCYNTCYAYEEDGRSFLVDAGGGNGILSQLEKAGLELADMEGMFITHAHTDHVLGAVWIIRMVAASMHRGQRSRPFTVYANEKVMRVLGTIADMCLPAPYLKQFGEPLRFVTLQHGDEFDVLSMRWTAFDIESEKEPQMGYRAVLANGTVIGCTGDEPAHAVNDPYLTGVDWLLTEAFCLSEDEETFHPHAKNHSTVKEAAASAQRLGCKRVLLYHTEDATLPTRRQAYTAEARTAYDGEIFVPDDLETIEV; this is translated from the coding sequence ATGAGAATCGTCATGCTCGGAACCGGACACGCGACCGTCACCAAATGTTACAACACCTGCTACGCCTACGAGGAGGACGGAAGGTCCTTCCTGGTGGACGCGGGCGGCGGAAACGGCATCCTTTCGCAGTTGGAGAAAGCCGGGCTCGAGCTGGCCGATATGGAGGGCATGTTCATCACCCACGCCCATACCGACCACGTTCTGGGCGCCGTCTGGATCATACGCATGGTGGCGGCGTCGATGCACCGCGGGCAGCGCAGCAGGCCGTTCACCGTCTACGCGAACGAGAAGGTCATGCGCGTGCTGGGCACCATCGCCGACATGTGCCTGCCGGCGCCGTACCTCAAGCAGTTCGGCGAGCCGCTGCGGTTCGTCACGTTGCAGCACGGCGACGAGTTCGACGTGCTAAGCATGCGCTGGACGGCCTTCGACATCGAATCGGAGAAGGAACCGCAGATGGGCTATCGGGCGGTGCTTGCCAACGGAACCGTCATCGGATGCACGGGCGACGAGCCGGCCCACGCCGTGAACGACCCCTACCTGACAGGCGTCGACTGGCTGCTTACCGAGGCCTTCTGCCTGTCGGAAGACGAGGAGACCTTCCACCCGCATGCGAAGAACCACTCGACCGTGAAGGAGGCCGCCGCATCGGCGCAGCGGCTGGGTTGCAAACGCGTGCTGCTCTACCACACCGAAGACGCCACCCTGCCCACCCGCAGGCAGGCTTACACCGCTGAAGCCCGAACCGCGTACGACGGCGAGATATTCGTTCCCGACGACCTGGAAACCATCGAGGTGTAA